The Curtobacterium herbarum genome contains the following window.
GAGCTGGCCGTCCCGGAGAACGTCGTCCGCCTGTCGGTCGGCATCGAGGACGCCGGCGACCTGGTCGCGGACGTGCAGCAGGCGCTCGAGCGCTGACCAGCGGGCCCGGAGCCCGGCGCCGCGGGGCCCCGGGGCCGGAGCCAGGCCCAAGCCCCGGCCCAGAGTCAGGGCCGGGCGACCGGCATCCCGTCCTACGATGAACCGGTGACCTCCACGACGGCGACGCAGCCGAGCCTCTTCGAGCCGCGACACCTCGTCGCCACCGTGGGCATGGTCGCGATCGTCGCCGTCTCGGCGTTCCAGAACCTGGCGATGACGACGATCATGCCCGTGATCGCCGCCGACCTGCACGGTGAGGCGCTGTACTCCCTGAGCTTCGCGGCGCCCCTGGCAGCCGGCGTGCCGGGCATGGTGCTGGCGGGCAACTGGACGGACCGCGCGGGTGGCCGCGTCGTCGCGTGGGTGTCCGCCGCGCTCTTCGCGCTCGGTACCGCGGTCGTGATGCTCGCCCCGACGATGCCGGTCTTCCTGGCCGGACGACTGGTCGAGGGCTTCGGCGCGGGCGCGATCGACGTCGTCCTCTACGTGCTGGTCGCGCGGGTCTTCCCCGCCGAGCTGCACGGCGCGGTGTTCGCCGGGTTCGCGGCCGCGTGGGTCGTGCCGGCACTGATCGGTCCGGCGCTCGCGGGCATCGTCACCGACGCGTTCGGCTGGCACTGGGTGTTCGCGGGTGCGCTGGGCATCGCGGTGGTCGCGTTCGCGTGCCTGGTCCCGACGCTCCGCCGGCTGCACGCACCCGTCCTGGAGGCACGCCCTCCCTGGCAGGGCGGCCGCATCGGGTGGTCGGTCGGTGCCGCCGTCGCGGTCCTGCTGCTCAACCTCGCCCCGGACCTGCCCGTGCCGGTCCGGATCGCCTCGGTCGTCGTCGGGCTCGTCGGCGCGTGGATGGCACTCCGTCCGCTGCTGCCGCGCCGGACGTTCACCGGCGGCCCCGGTCTGCCGTCGGTGGTCCTGCTCCGCGGGGTCCTGGCCGCGGGCTTCTTCGGCAGCGAGGCGTACGTGCCGTTCCTGCTGCAGGCCCAGCACGGGCTGAGCGCCGCCACGGCCGGGCTCGCCCTCACCGTGGCGGCGCTGAGCTGGGCGTCGGCCAGTTGGGCGCACGGACGACTGGGTGAGGAGCGGTTGCCCGCCGCCCGTGCGTTCGCCGCGGGCCTCGGACTGGTGCTGGTGAGCCTGCTGGTGGCCCTCGCGGTGGCGTTGTTCGACCTGCCCGCCTGGGTGCTCGTCGCCGGGTGGTTCGTCGGTGGTGCGGGCATGGGGGTCGCGTACCCGCGGACGTCGATGCTGACGCTCCGGTTCTCCCGCGAGGGCGACGACGGCTTCGCGAGCTCCGCCCTGACGATCGCGGACGCGGCGGGCAGCGTCGTCGGGCTCGCGGTCGCCGGGCTGCTGTTCACGGCTGCCGGCGGTCAGGACGAGCCGGCCGCCTTCACACTGGTGTTCGTGGCGATGACCGTGATCGCCCTCGTGGGGTTCGTCGCCGTCCGCCGGCTCGGACCGGTCCCGCCCCCGCCCGTGTCGGACGGGTAGCCTGGCAGACCCGGAACGAGGAGGAACCGTGCGCCGCACCGCAGTCGCCGTCCTGACCGCCGCACTCGCGGCGACGACGGTCGTGCTCGCGGGCTGCACCGGCACCACGACGGCCGCGCCGACACCGGTCCGGAGCACCGACCTGACGAGTTCCGACGGCGGCTTCGCGGAGAACGCGGTGATCGGTGTCGTCCTGACCGAGGACGCGGGGACGCCGAGCGACTCGGGGGACGGCCGCTCCCTCGCCACCCGCTTCCGCGAGGAGCTGACCGAGGCCGGCTTCCGCCCGGACATCCGCGTCGCCACCGGCGACCAGCCCGCGCGGCAGCGTGCGGCGGTCCGCGAC
Protein-coding sequences here:
- a CDS encoding MFS transporter; the encoded protein is MTSTTATQPSLFEPRHLVATVGMVAIVAVSAFQNLAMTTIMPVIAADLHGEALYSLSFAAPLAAGVPGMVLAGNWTDRAGGRVVAWVSAALFALGTAVVMLAPTMPVFLAGRLVEGFGAGAIDVVLYVLVARVFPAELHGAVFAGFAAAWVVPALIGPALAGIVTDAFGWHWVFAGALGIAVVAFACLVPTLRRLHAPVLEARPPWQGGRIGWSVGAAVAVLLLNLAPDLPVPVRIASVVVGLVGAWMALRPLLPRRTFTGGPGLPSVVLLRGVLAAGFFGSEAYVPFLLQAQHGLSAATAGLALTVAALSWASASWAHGRLGEERLPAARAFAAGLGLVLVSLLVALAVALFDLPAWVLVAGWFVGGAGMGVAYPRTSMLTLRFSREGDDGFASSALTIADAAGSVVGLAVAGLLFTAAGGQDEPAAFTLVFVAMTVIALVGFVAVRRLGPVPPPPVSDG
- a CDS encoding substrate-binding domain-containing protein; the encoded protein is MRRTAVAVLTAALAATTVVLAGCTGTTTAAPTPVRSTDLTSSDGGFAENAVIGVVLTEDAGTPSDSGDGRSLATRFREELTEAGFRPDIRVATGDQPARQRAAVRDLVRTGAKALLVRAADASALRTELRTAHDAGVVVVALDGALPSSGGGNDGLSSDYRVDGGDSDAALVSRAVDTVSSLQRGEEPAEQGEEPAGQ